The Argiope bruennichi chromosome 9, qqArgBrue1.1, whole genome shotgun sequence genome contains a region encoding:
- the LOC129984915 gene encoding sialin-like translates to MSSIPQRGQLPHSSYGNWEHIGGTATKFNWNTEIQGLTIGLQFFGMICGYIPGGRLGELYGVKRTMICTILVGSLFTILSPIAAEVSVYFFMFVRIMVGLGAAPVFPLLVIMISKWIPSSEQNFIASIMLAGYGTGAFVSYLVSGVLCSSEFLGGWPSVFYLSGIAGVVWCLLCFLCVFESPDLHPTISHNELEYLRKNIGSPVKEMKNIPWKSMITSISVWTLAVGTFGQYWLLAFFVTSHSMYLGTVLNLDSPQNGLLSCVPNLLRALFACFVGSIIDWARRRRDIPIVYVRKGATLVNSITACLGFTGVLFAGCDAMLNTVAFILGGLCGDFAIFGVSLVPTDIAPSLGGTLSGILCFFGSTPYFVLPYMIGMFTKKEQSLRQWRYIYYCTIGVTVVTTLIYVIFGTSDPQPWATEDEGVSSKQKESQERNEQTLSKSNTNCNTLEYQNNGFSNHM, encoded by the exons ATGAGTTCAATTCCTCAGAGAGGGCAATTACCCCATTCTTCTTATGGTAATTGGGAACACATTGGA GGAACTGCTACAAAATTTAACTGGAACACCGAGATTCAAGGTCTTACTATAGGACTACAATTTTTTGGTATGATATGCGGTTACATACCAGGAGGACGTTTAGGGGAACTGTATGGCGTCAAGAGGACAATGATCTGTACTATACTTGTAGGGTCCCTTTTCACAATCTTGTCTCCAATAGCTGCTGAAGTTTCTgtgtatttctttatgttcgtCAGAATTATGGTTGGATTAGGAGCG gCTCCTGTTTTTCCTCTCCTGGTGATCATGATTTCTAAGTGGATTCCGAGCTCAGAGCAAAATTTTATTGCGTCTATCATGCTGGCTGGCTATGGAACGGGGGCTTTCGTCTCTTATCTAGTTTCTGGTGTGTTGTGCTCATCAGAATTTCTTGGTGGATGGCCATCAGTTTTCTATTTAAgtg GTATCGCTGGAGTTGTTTGGTGTCTTTTGTGTTTCCTTTGTGTATTTGAATCGCCTGATCTTCATCCCACGATATCGCATAATGAGCTGGAATATCTACGGAAAAATATTGGATCACCTGTCAAAGAA atgaaaaatattccttGGAAGTCGATGATAACTTCCATTTCTGTTTGGACACTTGCAGTGGGCACTTTTGGTCAATATTGGCTTTTAGCTTTCTTCGTAACTTCTCATTCGATGTACTTAGgtacagttttaaatttagacAGCCCTCAG AATGGTTTATTATCGTGTGTCCCAAATTTACTCCGAGCGCTTTTCGCATGCTTTGTGGGTAGTATCATAGACTGGGCAAGAAGAAGGAGAGATATACCGATTGTGTATGTCAGGAAAGGAGCAACCCTTGTCA ATTCCATTACGGCTTGCTTGGGATTTACTGGAGTTTTATTTGCTGGCTGTGATGCTATGCTTAATACAGTAGCTTTTATTCTTGGCGGTCTTTGTGGGGATTTCGCAATATTTGGCGTCTCTTTGGTACCCACAGATATCGCGCCAAGCTTAGGag gAACGCTATCTGGAATTCTATGCTTTTTTGGCAGCACACCTTACTTCGTACTTCCTTATATGATTGGGATGTTTACTAAGAAAGAA CAATCACTAAGGCAATGGAGATACATTTATTACTGCACAATTGGAGTGACAGTTGTAACAACATTAATCTACGTCATTTTTGGAACATCCGATCCGCAGCCATGGGCCACAGAGGATGAAGGAGTTTCTTCAAAGCAAAAGGAATCTCAAGAAAGAAACGAACAAACCTTATCTAAATCGAACACAAACTGCAATACCTTGGAATATCAGAATAATGGATTTAGCAACCACATGTGA